The Castor canadensis chromosome 13, mCasCan1.hap1v2, whole genome shotgun sequence genome has a window encoding:
- the Ptpdc1 gene encoding protein tyrosine phosphatase domain-containing protein 1 isoform X1, with translation MQLQEAPRRPSAVHFLSSFLQGRRHSTSDPVLRLQQARRGSGSGSGSATKLLSSSSLQVMVAVSSVSRAEGNPTFPERKRNSGRPTPKYTKVGERLRHVIPGHMACSMACGGRSCKYENPARWSEQEQAIKGVYSSWVTDNILAMARPSSELLEKYHIIEQFLSHGIKTVINLQRPGEHASCGNSLEQESGFTYLPEAFMEAGIYFYNFGWKDYGVASLTAILDMVKVMTFALQEGKVAIHCHAGLGRTGVLIACYLVFATRMTADQAIIFVRAKRPNSIQTRGQLLCVREFTQFLTPLRNIFACCDPKAHAVTLAQYLIRQRHLLHGYEARLLKHVPKIIHLVCKLLLDLAENRPMVMKDMLEGPGLSAEIEKTVSEMVTMRLDKELLRHNSDASDPFSPPAVAVEFENQDVIVPNEHEFDPLWKRRNVECLQPLTHLKRRFSYSDSDLKRAEALLEQGETPWTVPAQDLLCHSLQLQKPVSHCYITPSPELGLNKEALVRSTFSFWNQSKCGGLEGLKDDGSPLFYRKHTAKEIQRSRTFSVGICSHNPGELVTPNFANVPKDPNPSHQQVPHCHCEPCGGWDRSSVEEEGRTPYSTPDGGSTPKTQFLFGHETQDNKSLSEPELSVEARRILAAKALANLNEFVEKEEVKKKVEMWQKELNSRDGAWERICGERDPFILCDLMWSWVEQLKEPVITKEDMDMLVDRQADAAEALFLLEKGQHQTILCVLHCIVSLQSIPVEVEDACLARAIKAFTKVNFDSENGPTVYNTLKKIFKHTLEEKRKMAKDSPKPSLL, from the exons ATGCAGTTGCAGGAGGCACCCCGCCGGCCCTCAGCTGTGCACTTCCTCAGCTCCTTCCTGCAGGGCCGCAGGCACTCCACTTCTGACCCAGTCCTCAGGCTACAGCAGGCCCGGCGtggctctggctctggctctggctctgcCACAAAGCTGCTGTCCTCGTCCTCTCTCCAGGTGATGGTGGCTGTGTCCTCCGTCAGCCGTGCAGAAGGGAACCCAACTTTTCCTGAGAGAAAAA GAAATTCAGGACGTCCAACACCGAAGTACACAAAAGTGGGAGAGCGTTTAAGGCATGTCATCCCTGGACACATGGCATGCTCCATGGCATGTGGCGGGAGGTCATGCAAGTACGAGAACCCAGCCCGCTGGAGCGAGCAAGAGCAAGCCATTAAGGGGGTTTACTCGTCTTG GGTCACTGACAATATCTTGGCCATGGCTCGCCCATCCTCTGAGCTCCTGGAGAAGTACCACATCATTGAGCAGTTCCTCAG TCATGGCATAAAAACAGTCATCAATCTGCAGCGCCCTGGTGAGCATGCTAGCTGTGGGAACTCTCTGGAACAAGAAAGTGGCTTCACATACCTTCCTGAAGCTTTCATGGAAGCTGGCA TTTATTTCTACAATTTTGGATGGAAGGATTATGGTGTGGCATCTCTTACTGCCATCTTAGATATGGTGAAGGTGATGACATTTGCCTTACAGGAAGGAAAAGTAGCCATCCATTGTCATGCAGGGCTTGGCCGAACAG GTGTCTTGATAGCCTGTTATTTAGTTTTTGCAACAAGAATGACTGCCGACCAAGCGATTATATTTGTGCGGGCAAAGCGACCCAATTCCATACAAACCAGAGGACAGCTGCTCTGTGTCCGAGAGTTTACTCAGTTTCTGACTCCCCTCCGCAATATCTTCGCTTGCTGTGATCCCAAGGCACATGCTGTCACCTTAGCCCAATACCTAATTCGTCAGCGTCATCTGCTTCATGGTTATGAGGCACGACTTCTGAAACATGTGCCAAAAATCATCCACCTAGTGTGCAAATTGCTGCTGGACTTGGCTGAGAACCGGCCAATGGTGATGAAGGACATGTTGGAAGGACCTGGACTCTCTGCTGAAATTGAAAAGACTGTGTCTGAGATGGTCACAATGCGGCTGGATAAAGAGTTACTGAGGCACAACAGCGATGCCTCTGACCCGTTCAGCCCCCCTGCAGTGGCAGTGGAGTTTGAGAATCAGGATGTGATTGTTCCTAATGAGCACGAGTTTGACCCTCTTTGGAAAAGGCGGAACGTTGAGTGCCTTCAGCCCCTGACTCATCTGAAAAGGAGGTTCAGCTACAGTGACTCAGACCTAAAGAGGGCCGAGGCTCTCCTGGAGCAAGGGGAGACTCCGTGGACTGTGCCTGCCCAGGATTTGCTGTGCCACAGCCTCCAGCTGCAGAAGCCTGTCAGCCATTGTTACATCACACCATCTCCAGAGCTAGGTTTAAATAAGGAAGCATTGGTTCGCAGTACATTTTCTTTCTGGAATCAGTCTAAATGTGGAGGCTTGGAAGGACTCAAGGATGATGGATCGCCACTTTTCTATAGGAAGCACACTGCAAAAGAAATACAACGGAGTAGAACCTTCTCTGTGGGCATCTGTTCACATAACCCTGGGGAACTAGTCACACCCAACTTTGCAAATGTCCCCAAAGATCCAAACCCTTCTCACCAGCAAGTGCCCCACTGTCATTGTGAACCTTGTGGTGGTTGGGACCGAAGTTCTGTTGAGGAGGAGGGCAGGACTCCCTACAGCACTCCAGACGGTGGCTCCACGCCTAAGACACAGTTCCTATTTGGACACGAAACCCAGGACAACAAATCCCTATCTGAGCCTGAATTGAGTGTCGAAGCAAGGAGAATACTGGCAGCCAAAGCCCTCGCGAATTTAAATGAGTTTGTAGAAAAAgaagaagtgaaaaagaaagtagaaatgtgGCAG aAAGAACTAAATTCCCGAGATGGAGCTTGGGAGAGAATATGTGGTGAGAGAGACCCTTTCATTCTGTGTGATTTGATGTGGTCTTGGGTGGAGCAACTGAAGGAACCTGTTATCACCAAAGAGGATATGGACATGTTGGTTGACAGGCAAGCGGATGCCGCTGAAGCCCTGTTCTTATTAGAGAAG